Part of the Planococcus plakortidis genome is shown below.
ACGTAAACACCACTATGAGTGAGAAAAAGAAAACCAAATATGAGTTCTGTCGAAAGAATGTCATTCAAGCCGCCTCCTTAGAATATGTGTTCGGAATATATGTTCTCATATTAAAGCGAACAGGCGTTTCTTGTCAAGATTAAATTCGAACCTATGTTTGCATTTCAATGCCCGAGTTGCTATACTATAGATAGTTAATCTTGAATAAATCCTATAAAGAGGTGAAACTGGTGAAAAAAGTATCTAAGCGTCAGGAAGACATCCTGAATTTCATAAAAGATGAAGTCCGTGCAAAAGGATATCCACCTTCCGTCCGGGAAATCGGCGAAGCGGTCGGCCTTGCATCCAGTTCGACTGTCCACGGCCATCTAGCTCGACTTGAAAGCAAAGGGCTGATCCGCCGTGACCCGACCAAACCAAGAGCCATCGAAATCATCAGCCCGGAAGAGGCCCTTATCGATAAAAGCCCTGTCCTCCATGTGCCGCTGATCGGGAAAGTCACAGCGGGCATGCCGATCACTGCGATTGAGAACGTCGAAGAATACTTCCCGTTGCCTCAGACTTATGGTACGGAAGAAGACCATATCTTCATGCTGGAAATCATGGGTGAAAGTATGATCGAAGCCGGCATCTTAAATGGCGATTATGTTGTCGTCAAACAACAGCAGACTGCCAACAACGGAGACATCGTCGTCGCGATGACCGAAGAAAATGAAGCGACTGTCAAACGCTTCTTCCGCGAGGACAATTACTTCCGCCTGCAGCCTGAGAATTCATCGATGGACCCGATCATCGTGGACCAGGTGAGCATTCTCGGGAAAGTTGTCGGCGTCTACCGACAAATCCACTAGGAAAACAGCTTCGATTCATGGAGCCATAGAAAAAAGGAGGAAAGCACGGCTTCCTCCTTTTTTCTATGGCTCTCACTTTTATATAATCATCTTATGTCACCTTAATGAACCAAAACGACCGGGAGAATCATCTCCCGGTCGTGGATCATCCTATCTGATTATTCAAGTTTCCGTTACAACGATGTATTTAACCAAATTAATGGTGATGCGGTAAATCTTGCCATTCGCTTCGTCTGTCAATTCATAGGTACCGTTCGATGGAACTTGGCTGATCGCCGATTCCTTATCGATCGCTTTCACGGTATGGACGATGGTATTTCCCTGATCAAAAAAGAATTCTACTTGAAACGTTTTCACCGCGACCCCTCCCTTCGAAATGAATGGAAATGCACTTATTAGTGTAGCATAAACAGACCCTTAATTTCGGTTTTGCCATTCTTTGAAAATCATCACCTTAAGTGCAAGCATTTCTTCTTCATTCAGGTCATCGTCGAGTTCATCCATCACTTGTTCAGCTGTCATGGTATCGTTTTCCACCGCATTTTTCATTTTCAGCAAATTGCGGAAACCGACTTTTTCCATTATGACGCTGGCTGCATCTTCTTTCGTATCAAAAGCCAGTTCCTGCTTTTGCGTGTCTTGTGGCGGATCGCCCGCGAAACTATCGCTCTCTCCCATGTTCACTTCATCCACGTTCTCTTCAACCAGATGCTCATCCAATTCACTATCAGACGATTCAGAAAACACATCCTGCGATCCGAGCTCTTCCATATAACGATGGACCTTTGGGTCAGCTTCGATCTGCCGCACCATTTCCTCCATCTTGCCGCTTTGTTCAAGTTCTTCGAATGCTTTTTGCGCTACCGCGTCCGATGACAGCTCAGGCCCCACCGCATATAAGGTGATGCCTCCGAACGAAAAGGCGATGAGAAAAACGATGATGACATTCAATAAGCGCATTTAATCCCTCCACATATTAAAAGTTCTTTCATATAAGTAAAATCTTACCACGTTTCCATCATTCAGCGTATGTGTGAAAGGACGCAATCTTTCTCCAATTTGCCAAAGGCTCCCCCCATTCCATTTACCGGAAGGCCTAAAGAATTCGCAATCATCAATAAAACCCGGAGCACAGGGCTCCGGGTTTCGCTTCATTAATACATTTTCAGGTATTGCTCGCGTTCCCAAGGATGGACGTTGGTTCTGAACATATCCCATTCGATCTCCTTCGCTTCCACGAAGTTATTCAAGATGTGCGAACCGAGCGCTTTTGTCATGACTTCATCGTTTTGCAGCTCATCAAGCGCTGCATACAATGTGCCTGGCAGATCTTCAATGCCGACTTCTTTGCGTTCTTTGCGGTTCATCGCATAGATATTGCGGTCTACAGCTTTTGGCGGAGTCAAGTCACGCTTGATGCCGTCAAGGCCGGCCCCAAGCAACACAGCCATGGCCAAGTACGGGTTCGCAGCCGGGTCGACTGAACGAACTTCAACGCGCGTTGACAAGCCGCGTGAAGCTGGAATGCGGATCAAAGGACTGCGGTTCTGTCCAGACCAAGCGATATAGCAAGGCGCTTCGTAGCCAGGTACGAGACGTTTATAAGAGTTGACTGTTGGATTCGTCACAGCAGTGAATCCTTTGGCGTGCTCGATGATGCCTGCCAAGAATTGGAAAGCTGTTTTACTTAATTTCATGTCGCCATCTTCGTCAAGGAAAGCATTTTCGTTGCCTTTGAACAAGGAAACGTTCATGTGCATGCCCGAACCGTTGACGCCGAACAATGGCTTCGGCATGAACGTCGCATGCAGGCCGTGCTTGCGCGCAATCGTTTTAACGACGAGCTTGAATGTCTGGATATCATCGCAAGCCTTGATGGCATCCGCGTATTTAAAGTCAATTTCATGTTGTCCTGGCGCTACTTCGTGGTGGGAAGCTTCGATTTCAAAGCCCATTTCCTCCAGCTCAAGTACGATGTCGCGTCGGCAGTTTTCACCAAGGTCCATCGGTGCCAAGTCAAAATAGCCGCCGTGGTCATTCAGCTCAAGGGACGGTTCGCCTCTTTCATCGAGTTTGAACAGGAAGAATTCCGGCTCTGGCCCCAAGTTGAAATGAGTGAATCCAAGTTCTTCCATCTCTTTCAATACACGTTTCAAGTTCGTGCGCGGGTCGCCAGCAAATGGCGTGCCGTCTGCATTGTAGATATCGCAGATTAGGCGCGCGACTTTTCCTTTACCTGTGATCCAAGGGAATACAACCCATGTATCAAGGTCTGGGAACAAGTACATGTCAGATTCCTCGATGCGGACGAAACCGTCGATTGAAGATCCGTCGAACATCATTTTGTTGTCAAGTGCTTTTTCTAGCTGGGATGTCGGTATTTCCACGTTTTTGATAACGCCGAGAATGTCGGTGAATTGCAGGCGGATGAAATTGACGTCTTCTTCTTTTACCAATCGAATAATGTCTTCTTTTGAATACTTGCTCATGTACTGTTCACTCTCCTAGTTATATTATGTAGCCCGTTCATTTAAAGAAACGGGATAAATCACCGTGTCGTTGGGACGCCTGGCTGAATGGCCGGGCCTGATGCTTCAACTCCTCGCGCAATAAGCTGCGAAGTTCTGCATCGCTCAATGTTCTTGGCTCAGCTTGATCGTTGCTTGGCGTCTCCTTGGTTTCGTATAGTTTTCTGATGCCCGCGACATTCAGCCCCTGCTCGAGATAATCCTTGATCTCAAGCAGCGCGTCGACATCATTCAACGAAAACATGCGCTTATTGCCTTCTGTCCTGGCTGGACTGATCAACTTCTGCTCTTCGTAATAGCGTATTTGCCTTGCTGTCAAATCCGTTAATTGCATTACGATGCTGATCGGGAGAATGGGCATGGTGCGGCGAACCCGATTTGTCATAAGTTTCACCCATTTCAATAATTACTACATTTTCAGTTTATTACATGTCAGTTTATTTGTCAAACAGATGTTAGATTTTCTGACACGTTTTCTTAACCGTTAAAATTTCCATGTTCAAAGCAATTGTTCCTTCTCTAAAGTCATCATTGCGTTAACGACTGCGATCTTTACATGCTCATAGGTCAAGCCGCCTTGGACGAATGCCGTAAACGGCGCCCTGATCGGGCCATCAGCCGTCAATTCGATGCTCGCCCCCTGGACAAACGTGCCGGCTGCCATGATGACATCGTCTTCATAACCCGGCATGTATGCCGGTTCCGGCAAGAATTGGGCGTTGACGGGTGAGTTCGCCTGGATTGCGCGGCAAAACGCTACCATCTGTTCTGCTGTCCGGAAGGAAACCGATTGGATTAAGTCCGTCCGCGCTGCACTGTAATGGGGGCTGGTCACCATGCCTGCCGCCTCCAATAAAGCTGCAGTGAAAATCGCGCCTTTCAATGCTTGGGACACGATATGCGGAGCCATGAAAAACCCTTGATACATGTCAGGGAGCGCATTGAGAGAAGCGCCAGCCTCCCCTCCTATACCCGGAGAGGTCATCCGGTAAGCGCATTTTTCGACAAAAGCGCTTTTTCCGGCGATATACCCGCCAATTTTTGCAAAGCCGCCTCCGGGGTTCTTGATTAATGAACCGGCCATGAGATCCGCCCCTGCTTCGATCGGTTCTTCGGTTTCCACAAATTCGCCATAGCAATTGTCCACGAAGATGATGGCATCCGGCTTGATGTCGCGGATCTTCCCTATCATTCCCCTGATTTCACTGACCGTGAAAGACGGCCGGTTATCATACCCTCTCGATCGCTGTATCGCTATCATTTTCGTCTTATCGTTAACTGCCCGTTCGACCGCCGGCCAATCCACTTTATGTTGGCCGTTTAGTTCCACGTGGCGGTAGGAAATTCCAAAATCTTCGAGGGAGCCGGTATCTTCCCCTCCCCCCGAAACGATCGAGGCGAGCGTATCGTAAGGTTGCCCTGTGATATACAATAGCTCATCTCCAGGGCGCAGGATGCCGAACAGCGAAATCGTGATGGCGTGGGTGCCCGATATGATCTGCGGTCGCACAAGCGCCGCTTCTGCCCGGAACACATCCGCATAGACCCGTTCCAATGTATCCCTTCCTTCGTCGTCATAACCATAACCTGTAGAAGGGTGGAAGTGATGGTCGCTTACTTTTTGGCGATGGAATGCCTCGAGCACTTTCTGTTGGTTGTGCAAGGCTATGCAGTCTGCAGCTTCTAATTGCGGGCGGATCCTGTCTTCAGTCTTTCTTATCAGGTTATACATAAAAATCTCCATTTCTCTTAGGTGGTTATTTACGCTGCGTGCTATTTGAAAATGTCTTTAATTCTGCTACAATTCATAGAGTTGTTTAAGTAAAGGAGGGCGTCGAATAATGGCTTGGGAAGTACTAAGCGCCATCGGGACCATTGCTTTTGCCATATCCGGTGCGATCATCGCCATGGAAGAGGAATACGATATTTTCGGCGTCTACCTGCTTGGCGTCGTCACCGCATTCGGCGGAGGGGCCATCCGCAACCTATTGATCGGGGTACCCGTCTCCGCTTTATGGGAGCAGGAGTTCATGTTCCAATTAGCGCTCATCTCCATCACCATTGTGTTCTTGTTCCCGCATAAAACGCTCGGCCACTGGAATCGCTGGGGCCATTTCTTCGATGCAATCGGCTTGTCTGCTTTCGCGGTGCAAGGCGCTTTATTTGCGGTCGATTTGGGTTTGCCTGTTTATGCGGCGGTTGTGGCGGCTGTGCTGACGGGATCAGGCGGCGGCATGGTGCGGGATTTGCTTGCCGGAAGGAAGCCCTTGGTCTTAAAAGCGGAAATATACGCCGTATGGGCTGCGATTGCAGGATTGTTGATCAGCATTGATATTATCAGGACTGATTTCATGCTCTATGCCTTGTTCTTGGCCATTACACTGTTGAGGATCTTATCCTATACGTATAAGTGGAAATTGCCGACACGAAAAATACTCACCACAACATAAAAGCCGACCGGCAATTGCCGATCGGCTTTTTCTCATCCGTAAACTGTGACGCCGCGCCATGATGACATGCCGCCATCGACATTGACCGAATGGAATCCATTCGACTCCAAGTATTCTGCAGCTTTTGCGCTGCGGCCTCCTGCCTGGCAAACGACATAATACTCTTTCGAGGAGTCCAGTTCTCCTGTGCGCTCCGGTAATTCACCGAGTGGGATATGCTTGGCTCCCGGAATCATGCCTGCAGCCACTTCGTCTTTTTCACGAACGTCGATGATGTGAAGTTCATCTCCAGCATCCACTTTCTGGTTCAGTTCATCTGTACTGATCGATTTCATCCGCTATTCCTCCCATTGATTATTTTTACATGGTGCTATTTATTCCTGATGCTCGATCGATACCGGTTTCGAAGGCGAAAATGTCGAGATGGCGTGTTTGTAGATCAATTGCTGCTTGCCTTCCGTTTCCACGAGCACCGTGAAATTATCATAGGATTTGATGATTCCTTTCAATTGAAACCCGTTTAGCAAAAAAACGGTAACGAAAATATTATTCTTACGCAGCTGGTTCAAATAGACATCTTGGATATTAACCGGTTTCATGGAACTCCCCCTGTTTCTCTAGCGTATAGTTTTGGCCATCTGTTCAATTCGACGATTCCGGTCATTTTCCTGCCAGAAACGCATAATTTCTTCCAACTTGTTTTCCGGTCCCGCTGTTGCATCCAACCATAGAATCGGCATTTTATTGCGGAAATAGGTGAATTGGCGTTTGGCATACTTCCTGGAATTGCGTTTCAGTTTCAAGATCGCCTCTTCCAATGTATCGATACCATCAAAATATGCATACAATTCCTTATACCCGATCGCTTTGATGGATTGTACATCACGCAAACCACTGTCATACAAACGCCGGACTTCTTTCAGCAAGCCCGCTTCCATCATCCCTTCGACGCGGTCGTCGATGCGCTTATACAGTTCGTCCCTTGGCACATCCAGGCCGATGATCATTTCATCATATATCGGCGTCTGCGCCAAGCTGCCATCCTCTTTTTCCTCGCCGCTCAACAGGATCTCCAAAGCGCGCAGGACACGCCGCGTATTGTTCGGGTGGATGTCGATGTCCGGATCCAGCTCCATCAGCTTGCGGTGCATCGCCCCAGGGCCAGAGCGTTCGAGCTCGTCTTGCAGCCCCTTCCTTAATTCCTCATCCACCTGCCGCTTGGAGAAGCGGTAATCGAAGAGCACTGACTGGACATAAAGCCCTGTCCCGCCGACAATGATCGGCAGCTTGCCACGGCCCTGGATTTCAGCGATTTTTTCGCGGACCAGTAACTGATATTCAGCAACCGAGAAGGATTCGCCGGGGTCCCGGATATCGAGCAGGTGATGTGCAATGCCCCCCATCTCCTCCGGCCTGATCTTGGCGGTCCCGATATCCATTCCACGGTAGACCTGCATCGAATCGCCGTTGATGATCTCCCCGCCAAACC
Proteins encoded:
- the lexA gene encoding transcriptional repressor LexA, with the translated sequence MKKVSKRQEDILNFIKDEVRAKGYPPSVREIGEAVGLASSSTVHGHLARLESKGLIRRDPTKPRAIEIISPEEALIDKSPVLHVPLIGKVTAGMPITAIENVEEYFPLPQTYGTEEDHIFMLEIMGESMIEAGILNGDYVVVKQQQTANNGDIVVAMTEENEATVKRFFREDNYFRLQPENSSMDPIIVDQVSILGKVVGVYRQIH
- the glnA gene encoding type I glutamate--ammonia ligase, which gives rise to MSKYSKEDIIRLVKEEDVNFIRLQFTDILGVIKNVEIPTSQLEKALDNKMMFDGSSIDGFVRIEESDMYLFPDLDTWVVFPWITGKGKVARLICDIYNADGTPFAGDPRTNLKRVLKEMEELGFTHFNLGPEPEFFLFKLDERGEPSLELNDHGGYFDLAPMDLGENCRRDIVLELEEMGFEIEASHHEVAPGQHEIDFKYADAIKACDDIQTFKLVVKTIARKHGLHATFMPKPLFGVNGSGMHMNVSLFKGNENAFLDEDGDMKLSKTAFQFLAGIIEHAKGFTAVTNPTVNSYKRLVPGYEAPCYIAWSGQNRSPLIRIPASRGLSTRVEVRSVDPAANPYLAMAVLLGAGLDGIKRDLTPPKAVDRNIYAMNRKERKEVGIEDLPGTLYAALDELQNDEVMTKALGSHILNNFVEAKEIEWDMFRTNVHPWEREQYLKMY
- a CDS encoding MerR family transcriptional regulator yields the protein MTNRVRRTMPILPISIVMQLTDLTARQIRYYEEQKLISPARTEGNKRMFSLNDVDALLEIKDYLEQGLNVAGIRKLYETKETPSNDQAEPRTLSDAELRSLLREELKHQARPFSQASQRHGDLSRFFK
- a CDS encoding aminotransferase class I/II-fold pyridoxal phosphate-dependent enzyme, which encodes MYNLIRKTEDRIRPQLEAADCIALHNQQKVLEAFHRQKVSDHHFHPSTGYGYDDEGRDTLERVYADVFRAEAALVRPQIISGTHAITISLFGILRPGDELLYITGQPYDTLASIVSGGGEDTGSLEDFGISYRHVELNGQHKVDWPAVERAVNDKTKMIAIQRSRGYDNRPSFTVSEIRGMIGKIRDIKPDAIIFVDNCYGEFVETEEPIEAGADLMAGSLIKNPGGGFAKIGGYIAGKSAFVEKCAYRMTSPGIGGEAGASLNALPDMYQGFFMAPHIVSQALKGAIFTAALLEAAGMVTSPHYSAARTDLIQSVSFRTAEQMVAFCRAIQANSPVNAQFLPEPAYMPGYEDDVIMAAGTFVQGASIELTADGPIRAPFTAFVQGGLTYEHVKIAVVNAMMTLEKEQLL
- a CDS encoding trimeric intracellular cation channel family protein, with the protein product MAWEVLSAIGTIAFAISGAIIAMEEEYDIFGVYLLGVVTAFGGGAIRNLLIGVPVSALWEQEFMFQLALISITIVFLFPHKTLGHWNRWGHFFDAIGLSAFAVQGALFAVDLGLPVYAAVVAAVLTGSGGGMVRDLLAGRKPLVLKAEIYAVWAAIAGLLISIDIIRTDFMLYALFLAITLLRILSYTYKWKLPTRKILTTT
- a CDS encoding rhodanese-like domain-containing protein, with the protein product MKSISTDELNQKVDAGDELHIIDVREKDEVAAGMIPGAKHIPLGELPERTGELDSSKEYYVVCQAGGRSAKAAEYLESNGFHSVNVDGGMSSWRGVTVYG
- the hfq gene encoding RNA chaperone Hfq; translation: MKPVNIQDVYLNQLRKNNIFVTVFLLNGFQLKGIIKSYDNFTVLVETEGKQQLIYKHAISTFSPSKPVSIEHQE
- the miaA gene encoding tRNA (adenosine(37)-N6)-dimethylallyltransferase MiaA, with protein sequence MVEVIAIVGPTASGKTALSIELAKRFGGEIINGDSMQVYRGMDIGTAKIRPEEMGGIAHHLLDIRDPGESFSVAEYQLLVREKIAEIQGRGKLPIIVGGTGLYVQSVLFDYRFSKRQVDEELRKGLQDELERSGPGAMHRKLMELDPDIDIHPNNTRRVLRALEILLSGEEKEDGSLAQTPIYDEMIIGLDVPRDELYKRIDDRVEGMMEAGLLKEVRRLYDSGLRDVQSIKAIGYKELYAYFDGIDTLEEAILKLKRNSRKYAKRQFTYFRNKMPILWLDATAGPENKLEEIMRFWQENDRNRRIEQMAKTIR